A genomic region of Salvelinus alpinus chromosome 12, SLU_Salpinus.1, whole genome shotgun sequence contains the following coding sequences:
- the LOC139536077 gene encoding DENN domain-containing protein 2D-like isoform X4, with amino-acid sequence MSNELDAGDHGPMKLLTTMFSSLQETFHRDRSDRDSTLPRPTAPALVVTSAQNQSHLFFEYLVVVSLRKKRGEGTYEPQITYQFPKLANMRRSQRDEEEKSLKAILLFCFPEGVNWAPLTEYASETFSFVLTEVDGSRRNGYCRRLLPSGKGARPPEAYCIISQVACFGLFSKIFDEVEKRRQISMAMIYPFMQSLREAPFPAPGNTVKIKSFIPESGTEVISLTRPLDSWLEHVDFRTLFRCLTDEEVLRVFASTVLERRIIFMADELSTLSQVLHAVAALLYPFTWQHTFISIVPSVLIDVVMAPTPYLLGVQKNKLDDVIDQSDMLIVDLTEGAENTFITCIGDESTILPEKLQGELLQALCCRKDNSRFFHQKIAEYQQSKKKEKAKRGWVRGLVV; translated from the exons GGAGTGATAGGGATTCGACACTGCCTCGGCCTACAGCCCCAGCCCTAGTGGTGACCTCGGCCCAGAACCAGAGTCACCTCTTCTTTGAGTACCTGGTGGTGGTCAGCCTAcggaagaagagaggggaaggaacGTACGAACCCCAGATCACATATCAGTTCCCCAAG ctagctaacatgaggCGCTCTCAGAGAGACGAAGAAGAGAAGTCCCTGAAAGCCATCCTGCTTTTCTGTTTCCCAGAGGGGGTGAACTGGGCCCCCCTGACTGAATATGCCAG tgagaCATTCTCCTTCGTGTTGACAGAGGTCGACGGCAGTAGGAGGAATGGCTACTGCAGGAGGTTACTG CCCAGTGGCAAAGGGGCACGGCCTCCGGAGGCCTATTGCATCATCAGCCAGGTGGCCTGCTTTGGACTCTTCTCCAAG ATCTTTGATGAGGTGGAGAAGCGCAGGCAGATCTCCATGGCGATGATCTATCCATTCATGCAGAGCCTGAGGGAGGCGCCGTTCCCTGCTCCCGGAAACACTGTCAAGATCAAGAGCTTCATACCAGAGTCTGGAACAGAG GTCATCAGTTTGACAAGGCCGTTGGACTCGTGGTTGGAGCATGTGGATTTCCGGACACTGTTCCGCTGTCTCACAGACGAGGAGGTGCTGCGGGTGTTTGCCTCCACCGTTCTCGAACGACGAATCATCTTCATGGCTGACGAACTCAG TACCCTGTCCCAGGTGTTGCATGCGGTTGCGGCACTGCTCTATCCGTTCACATGGCAACACACCTTCATCTCCATCGTTCCTTCAGTGCTGATTGATGTCGTCATGGCACCCACTCCCTACCTGCTTGGTGTGCAAAAGAACAAACTGGATGATGTCATCGACCAGAGCGAC ATGCTCATTGTAGATCTGACAGAGGGAGCAGAGAACACCTTCATCACTTGT ATAGGAGATGAGAGCACCATCCTACCAGAGAAACTACAGGGGGAGCTTCTCCAGGCCTTGTGTTGTAGGAAAGACAACTCCA GATTCTTCCACCAAAAAATTGCAGAGTACCAACAAAGTAAGAAGAAAGAGAAGGCAAAGAGAGGCTGGGTGAGAGGACTTGTGGTGTAA
- the LOC139536077 gene encoding DENN domain-containing protein 2D-like isoform X3 — protein sequence MSNELDAGDHGPMKLLTTMFSSLQETFHRDRSDRDSTLPRPTAPALVVTSAQNQSHLFFEYLVVVSLRKKRGEGTYEPQITYQFPKLANMRRSQRDEEEKSLKAILLFCFPEGVNWAPLTEYASETFSFVLTEVDGSRRNGYCRRLLPSGKGARPPEAYCIISQVACFGLFSKIFDEVEKRRQISMAMIYPFMQSLREAPFPAPGNTVKIKSFIPESGTEVISLTRPLDSWLEHVDFRTLFRCLTDEEVLRVFASTVLERRIIFMADELSTLSQVLHAVAALLYPFTWQHTFISIVPSVLIDVVMAPTPYLLGVQKNKLDDVIDQSDMLIVDLTEGAENTFITCIGDESTILPEKLQGELLQALCCRKDNSTSEELNKVVSEAFLSFFVKTVGHFPSYVKRRSGGQPGVFQINSFCKASEPKASRQFVKRFIQTQMFDLFIQEVERQPTQEGFFHQKIAEYQQSKKKEKAKRGWVRGLVV from the exons GGAGTGATAGGGATTCGACACTGCCTCGGCCTACAGCCCCAGCCCTAGTGGTGACCTCGGCCCAGAACCAGAGTCACCTCTTCTTTGAGTACCTGGTGGTGGTCAGCCTAcggaagaagagaggggaaggaacGTACGAACCCCAGATCACATATCAGTTCCCCAAG ctagctaacatgaggCGCTCTCAGAGAGACGAAGAAGAGAAGTCCCTGAAAGCCATCCTGCTTTTCTGTTTCCCAGAGGGGGTGAACTGGGCCCCCCTGACTGAATATGCCAG tgagaCATTCTCCTTCGTGTTGACAGAGGTCGACGGCAGTAGGAGGAATGGCTACTGCAGGAGGTTACTG CCCAGTGGCAAAGGGGCACGGCCTCCGGAGGCCTATTGCATCATCAGCCAGGTGGCCTGCTTTGGACTCTTCTCCAAG ATCTTTGATGAGGTGGAGAAGCGCAGGCAGATCTCCATGGCGATGATCTATCCATTCATGCAGAGCCTGAGGGAGGCGCCGTTCCCTGCTCCCGGAAACACTGTCAAGATCAAGAGCTTCATACCAGAGTCTGGAACAGAG GTCATCAGTTTGACAAGGCCGTTGGACTCGTGGTTGGAGCATGTGGATTTCCGGACACTGTTCCGCTGTCTCACAGACGAGGAGGTGCTGCGGGTGTTTGCCTCCACCGTTCTCGAACGACGAATCATCTTCATGGCTGACGAACTCAG TACCCTGTCCCAGGTGTTGCATGCGGTTGCGGCACTGCTCTATCCGTTCACATGGCAACACACCTTCATCTCCATCGTTCCTTCAGTGCTGATTGATGTCGTCATGGCACCCACTCCCTACCTGCTTGGTGTGCAAAAGAACAAACTGGATGATGTCATCGACCAGAGCGAC ATGCTCATTGTAGATCTGACAGAGGGAGCAGAGAACACCTTCATCACTTGT ATAGGAGATGAGAGCACCATCCTACCAGAGAAACTACAGGGGGAGCTTCTCCAGGCCTTGTGTTGTAGGAAAGACAACTCCA CCTCGGAGGAGTTGAATAAGGTGGTCTCGGAggccttcctctccttctttgtGAAGACTGTGGGTCACTTCCCCTCCTATGTTAAACGCAGAAGCGGCGGGCAGCCTGGAGTATTCCAGATCAACAGCTTCTGCAAGGCCTCCGAGCCGAAGGCCAGCCGCCAATTTGTCAAACGCTTCATCCAGACACAGATGTTTGACCTCTTCATCCAGGAAGTGGAGAGACAGCCCACACAGGAAG GATTCTTCCACCAAAAAATTGCAGAGTACCAACAAAGTAAGAAGAAAGAGAAGGCAAAGAGAGGCTGGGTGAGAGGACTTGTGGTGTAA
- the LOC139536077 gene encoding DENN domain-containing protein 2D-like isoform X2, translating into MSNELDAGDHGPMKLLTTMFSSLQETFHRDRSDRDSTLPRPTAPALVVTSAQNQSHLFFEYLVVVSLRKKRGEGTYEPQITYQFPKLANMRRSQRDEEEKSLKAILLFCFPEGVNWAPLTEYASETFSFVLTEVDGSRRNGYCRRLLPSGKGARPPEAYCIISQVACFGLFSKIFDEVEKRRQISMAMIYPFMQSLREAPFPAPGNTVKIKSFIPESGTEVISLTRPLDSWLEHVDFRTLFRCLTDEEVLRVFASTVLERRIIFMADELSTLSQVLHAVAALLYPFTWQHTFISIVPSVLIDVVMAPTPYLLGVQKNKLDDVIDQSDMLIVDLTEGAENTFITCIGDESTILPEKLQGELLQALCCRKDNSNKTDSISNKSNHMREHHSPYKPNDRTSEELNKVVSEAFLSFFVKTVGHFPSYVKRRSGGQPGVFQINSFCKASEPKASRQFVKRFIQTQMFDLFIQEVERQPTQEGFFHQKIAEYQQSKKKEKAKRGWVRGLVV; encoded by the exons GGAGTGATAGGGATTCGACACTGCCTCGGCCTACAGCCCCAGCCCTAGTGGTGACCTCGGCCCAGAACCAGAGTCACCTCTTCTTTGAGTACCTGGTGGTGGTCAGCCTAcggaagaagagaggggaaggaacGTACGAACCCCAGATCACATATCAGTTCCCCAAG ctagctaacatgaggCGCTCTCAGAGAGACGAAGAAGAGAAGTCCCTGAAAGCCATCCTGCTTTTCTGTTTCCCAGAGGGGGTGAACTGGGCCCCCCTGACTGAATATGCCAG tgagaCATTCTCCTTCGTGTTGACAGAGGTCGACGGCAGTAGGAGGAATGGCTACTGCAGGAGGTTACTG CCCAGTGGCAAAGGGGCACGGCCTCCGGAGGCCTATTGCATCATCAGCCAGGTGGCCTGCTTTGGACTCTTCTCCAAG ATCTTTGATGAGGTGGAGAAGCGCAGGCAGATCTCCATGGCGATGATCTATCCATTCATGCAGAGCCTGAGGGAGGCGCCGTTCCCTGCTCCCGGAAACACTGTCAAGATCAAGAGCTTCATACCAGAGTCTGGAACAGAG GTCATCAGTTTGACAAGGCCGTTGGACTCGTGGTTGGAGCATGTGGATTTCCGGACACTGTTCCGCTGTCTCACAGACGAGGAGGTGCTGCGGGTGTTTGCCTCCACCGTTCTCGAACGACGAATCATCTTCATGGCTGACGAACTCAG TACCCTGTCCCAGGTGTTGCATGCGGTTGCGGCACTGCTCTATCCGTTCACATGGCAACACACCTTCATCTCCATCGTTCCTTCAGTGCTGATTGATGTCGTCATGGCACCCACTCCCTACCTGCTTGGTGTGCAAAAGAACAAACTGGATGATGTCATCGACCAGAGCGAC ATGCTCATTGTAGATCTGACAGAGGGAGCAGAGAACACCTTCATCACTTGT ATAGGAGATGAGAGCACCATCCTACCAGAGAAACTACAGGGGGAGCTTCTCCAGGCCTTGTGTTGTAGGAAAGACAACTCCA ATAAGACAGACTCCATCAGCAACAAATCAAACCACATGAGGGAGCATCATAGTCCATACAAACCCAATGATAGAA CCTCGGAGGAGTTGAATAAGGTGGTCTCGGAggccttcctctccttctttgtGAAGACTGTGGGTCACTTCCCCTCCTATGTTAAACGCAGAAGCGGCGGGCAGCCTGGAGTATTCCAGATCAACAGCTTCTGCAAGGCCTCCGAGCCGAAGGCCAGCCGCCAATTTGTCAAACGCTTCATCCAGACACAGATGTTTGACCTCTTCATCCAGGAAGTGGAGAGACAGCCCACACAGGAAG GATTCTTCCACCAAAAAATTGCAGAGTACCAACAAAGTAAGAAGAAAGAGAAGGCAAAGAGAGGCTGGGTGAGAGGACTTGTGGTGTAA
- the LOC139536081 gene encoding DNA damage-regulated autophagy modulator protein 2-like isoform X2 — MWWFQEGLSILPVALVLWTTATFIFDYITAVVLRHVDPLVPYISDTGTVAPERCVFGIMLDMSAFLGVATMYVRYKQVQALTDEEESKLHKLNVLGLVLGWTSSFGMCIVANFQKTTLFFMHLVGAILTFGVGALYILVQTLVSLYMQPHVHGKSIFWVRLSIGVWTFASIISTVCLEWTWPINCTGYLERRATSLTSSAPSLSGLWLSPLSVSSSPTSETSRK; from the exons ATGTGGTGGTTCCAGGAAGGTCTGTCTATTCTACCAGTAGCTCTGGTATTATGGACGACAGCCACGTTCATCTTCGATTACATCACAGCTGTGGTGCTGAGACATGTGGACCCACTGGTGCCATACATCAG TGACACAGGGACAGTTGCCCCAGAGAGATGTGTGTTTGGAATCATGCTGGACATGTCAGCATTCCTAG GTGTAGCCACCATGTATGTACGCTACAAGCAGGTCCAAGCCTTGACAGACGAAGAGGAGTCAAAGCTCCATAAACTCAACGTCTTGGGCCTGGTGCTGGGATGGACCAGCTCCTTTGGCATGTGCATCGTCGCTAACTTCCAG AAAACCACTCTGTTCTTCATGCACCTGGTGGGGGCGATATTGACGTTTGGTGTGGGGGCCCTGTACATCCTGGTGCAGACGCTGGTGTCTCTGTACATGCAGCCTCACGTCCACGGGAAGAGTATATTCTGGGTCCGACTCAGCATTGGAGTGTGGACCTTTGCCAGCATTATCAGCA CAGTCTGCCTGGAGTGGACGTGGCCCATAAACTGCACTGGATACCTGGAGAGACG GGCTACATCCCTCACATCATCAGCGCCATCTCTGAGTGGTCTCTGGCTCTCTCCTTTGTCAGTTTCTTCCTCACCTACATCCGAGACTTCCAG AAAATAA
- the tpgs1 gene encoding tubulin polyglutamylase complex subunit 1, translated as MEQDEHPQRLRFPNGAVLRNESLPPLPRKTMAEKRRSGGTSGMSESKPTKTDTEREFLSQAGVGELLRGALLKMVEARSEDPMGFLADHFCNQASEAENGTGGCCSDGDLLNLGAGAHEQQQLSRALWHLRLAHHSQRSAFSNNVRVAYDLLTQTGPQRRGAVGPSGPAGQCSSNSPGGGVRGRLYTHTLQCLCSEGGVPISTSAPLLRRLHCQDHEAVPYDIFRHGVLTCAVFSDYIRRAQRLYAEVCGPAEGPAGRTLCLAVLGTLHEALETSRSDGGSSDANHYSNANAKANPYLEAKVSRYLEASAKISPGKLAQAMAGAEPAGGNMDAKEFEDAAAELFIDRVRVVC; from the exons ATGGAGCAGGATGAGCATCCACAACGATTACGTTTTCCAAACGGAGCTGTCCTGAGGAACGAATCACTTCCGCCACTACCTAGAAAGACTATGGCGGAGAAACGTCGGTCCGGGGGAACTTCGGGGATGTCCGAATCCAAACCGACCAAGACCGACACCGAGCGGGAGTTCCTATCGCAGGCGGGAGTCGGGGAGTTACTCCGAGGGGCTCTGCTAAAGATGGTAGAGGCCAGGTCGGAGGACCCAATGGGTTTTTTGGCAGACCATTTCTGTAATCAGGCCTCCGAGGCTGAGAATGGGACGGGTGGATGCTGCAGCGATGGAGATTTGCTAAACCTCGGCGCAGGCGCACacgagcagcagcagctgagccGAGCCCTATGGCACCTGCGTCTAGCGCATCACTCTCAGAG ATCTGCCTTCAGCAACAACGTCCGTGTGGCCTACGACCTGCTAACGCAGACAGGGCCCCAGCGGCGAGGAGCAGTGGGTCCCAGTGGCCCTGCTGGTCAATGCAGCTCTAACAGCCCAGGTGGGGGGGTCAGGGGCcgcctctacacacacaccctccag TGTCTCTGCAGCGAGGGAGGTGTCCCCATCTCCACTTCAGCACCTCTGCTACGCCGGCTCCACTGCCAGGACCATGAGGCCGTGCCCTACGACATCTTCAGGCACGGTGTGCTGACGTGTGCTGTGTTTTCTGACTACATCCGGCGGGCGCAGAGGCTGTACGCGGAGGTCTGCGGCCCAGCTGAGGGGCCTGCTGGTCGGACACTATGTCTGGCTGTGCTGGGCACCCTCCATGAAGCCCTGGAGACCTCCCGGTCTGATGGTGGCTCCTCAGATGCTAACCACTACTCTAATGCTAACGCTAAGGCCAATCCCTACCTAGAGGCTAAGGTTAGCCGCTACCTGGAGGCGAGTGCTAAGATCTCGCCCGGTAAGCTGGCCCAGGCTATGGCTGGAGCGGAGCCAGCCGGGGGCAACATGGACGCCAAGGAGTTTGAGGACGCTGCGGCAGAGCTCTTTATCGATCGAGTAAGAGTTGTGTGTTAG
- the LOC139536077 gene encoding DENN domain-containing protein 2D-like isoform X1, with the protein MSNELDAGDHGPMKLLTTMFSSLQETFHRDRSDRDSTLPRPTAPALVVTSAQNQSHLFFEYLVVVSLRKKRGEGTYEPQITYQFPKLANMRRSQRDEEEKSLKAILLFCFPEGVNWAPLTEYASETFSFVLTEVDGSRRNGYCRRLLPSGKGARPPEAYCIISQVACFGLFSKIFDEVEKRRQISMAMIYPFMQSLREAPFPAPGNTVKIKSFIPESGTEVISLTRPLDSWLEHVDFRTLFRCLTDEEVLRVFASTVLERRIIFMADELSTLSQVLHAVAALLYPFTWQHTFISIVPSVLIDVVMAPTPYLLGVQKNKLDDVIDQSDMLIVDLTEGAENTFITCIGDESTILPEKLQGELLQALCCRKDNSNKTDSISNKSNHMREHHSPYKPNDRSEILDHSPYKPNDRTSEELNKVVSEAFLSFFVKTVGHFPSYVKRRSGGQPGVFQINSFCKASEPKASRQFVKRFIQTQMFDLFIQEVERQPTQEGFFHQKIAEYQQSKKKEKAKRGWVRGLVV; encoded by the exons GGAGTGATAGGGATTCGACACTGCCTCGGCCTACAGCCCCAGCCCTAGTGGTGACCTCGGCCCAGAACCAGAGTCACCTCTTCTTTGAGTACCTGGTGGTGGTCAGCCTAcggaagaagagaggggaaggaacGTACGAACCCCAGATCACATATCAGTTCCCCAAG ctagctaacatgaggCGCTCTCAGAGAGACGAAGAAGAGAAGTCCCTGAAAGCCATCCTGCTTTTCTGTTTCCCAGAGGGGGTGAACTGGGCCCCCCTGACTGAATATGCCAG tgagaCATTCTCCTTCGTGTTGACAGAGGTCGACGGCAGTAGGAGGAATGGCTACTGCAGGAGGTTACTG CCCAGTGGCAAAGGGGCACGGCCTCCGGAGGCCTATTGCATCATCAGCCAGGTGGCCTGCTTTGGACTCTTCTCCAAG ATCTTTGATGAGGTGGAGAAGCGCAGGCAGATCTCCATGGCGATGATCTATCCATTCATGCAGAGCCTGAGGGAGGCGCCGTTCCCTGCTCCCGGAAACACTGTCAAGATCAAGAGCTTCATACCAGAGTCTGGAACAGAG GTCATCAGTTTGACAAGGCCGTTGGACTCGTGGTTGGAGCATGTGGATTTCCGGACACTGTTCCGCTGTCTCACAGACGAGGAGGTGCTGCGGGTGTTTGCCTCCACCGTTCTCGAACGACGAATCATCTTCATGGCTGACGAACTCAG TACCCTGTCCCAGGTGTTGCATGCGGTTGCGGCACTGCTCTATCCGTTCACATGGCAACACACCTTCATCTCCATCGTTCCTTCAGTGCTGATTGATGTCGTCATGGCACCCACTCCCTACCTGCTTGGTGTGCAAAAGAACAAACTGGATGATGTCATCGACCAGAGCGAC ATGCTCATTGTAGATCTGACAGAGGGAGCAGAGAACACCTTCATCACTTGT ATAGGAGATGAGAGCACCATCCTACCAGAGAAACTACAGGGGGAGCTTCTCCAGGCCTTGTGTTGTAGGAAAGACAACTCCA ATAAGACAGACTCCATCAGCAACAAATCAAACCACATGAGGGAGCATCATAGTCCATACAAACCCAATGATAGAAGTGAGATCCTCGATCATAGTCCATACAAACCCAACGATAGAA CCTCGGAGGAGTTGAATAAGGTGGTCTCGGAggccttcctctccttctttgtGAAGACTGTGGGTCACTTCCCCTCCTATGTTAAACGCAGAAGCGGCGGGCAGCCTGGAGTATTCCAGATCAACAGCTTCTGCAAGGCCTCCGAGCCGAAGGCCAGCCGCCAATTTGTCAAACGCTTCATCCAGACACAGATGTTTGACCTCTTCATCCAGGAAGTGGAGAGACAGCCCACACAGGAAG GATTCTTCCACCAAAAAATTGCAGAGTACCAACAAAGTAAGAAGAAAGAGAAGGCAAAGAGAGGCTGGGTGAGAGGACTTGTGGTGTAA
- the LOC139536081 gene encoding DNA damage-regulated autophagy modulator protein 2-like isoform X1 — MWWFQEGLSILPVALVLWTTATFIFDYITAVVLRHVDPLVPYISDTGTVAPERCVFGIMLDMSAFLGVATMYVRYKQVQALTDEEESKLHKLNVLGLVLGWTSSFGMCIVANFQKTTLFFMHLVGAILTFGVGALYILVQTLVSLYMQPHVHGKSIFWVRLSIGVWTFASIISMFVSSLIMYSSLPGVDVAHKLHWIPGETGYIPHIISAISEWSLALSFVSFFLTYIRDFQKITLRAEADLKSNHMYDSRHYSITTPLNQSETSPLLAGGI; from the exons ATGTGGTGGTTCCAGGAAGGTCTGTCTATTCTACCAGTAGCTCTGGTATTATGGACGACAGCCACGTTCATCTTCGATTACATCACAGCTGTGGTGCTGAGACATGTGGACCCACTGGTGCCATACATCAG TGACACAGGGACAGTTGCCCCAGAGAGATGTGTGTTTGGAATCATGCTGGACATGTCAGCATTCCTAG GTGTAGCCACCATGTATGTACGCTACAAGCAGGTCCAAGCCTTGACAGACGAAGAGGAGTCAAAGCTCCATAAACTCAACGTCTTGGGCCTGGTGCTGGGATGGACCAGCTCCTTTGGCATGTGCATCGTCGCTAACTTCCAG AAAACCACTCTGTTCTTCATGCACCTGGTGGGGGCGATATTGACGTTTGGTGTGGGGGCCCTGTACATCCTGGTGCAGACGCTGGTGTCTCTGTACATGCAGCCTCACGTCCACGGGAAGAGTATATTCTGGGTCCGACTCAGCATTGGAGTGTGGACCTTTGCCAGCATTATCAGCA tgtttgtgtcatcTCTCATCATGTACAGCAGTCTGCCTGGAGTGGACGTGGCCCATAAACTGCACTGGATACCTGGAGAGACG GGCTACATCCCTCACATCATCAGCGCCATCTCTGAGTGGTCTCTGGCTCTCTCCTTTGTCAGTTTCTTCCTCACCTACATCCGAGACTTCCAG AAAATAACGCTGCGGGCAGAGGCGGACCTAAAGAGTAATCACATGTATGATTCACGGCACTACAGCATCACCACAcctctcaaccaatcagagaCCTCTCCACTACTGGCAGGGGGCATCTGA